Proteins encoded within one genomic window of Oncorhynchus masou masou isolate Uvic2021 chromosome 1, UVic_Omas_1.1, whole genome shotgun sequence:
- the LOC135504301 gene encoding Iroquois homeobox protein 5a, producing MAYPQGYLYQPSASLALYSCPAYSTSVISGPRTEELGRSSSGSAFAPYAGTTAFTSASPGYNSHLPYSAEAGAAATFASYVSSPYDHTTGMAGSIGYHPYAAPLGSYPYGDPAYRKNATRDATATLKAWLNEHRKNPYPTKGEKIMLAIITKMTLTQVSTWFANARRRLKKENKMTWTPRNRSEDEEEDENIDLEKNDDDEPSKPKDKGDSTDTESDHKLLNPGDIVCDRFKEENHGKETDPLLSDSELKDQGDRTELLPESAKPTTSSPTAVPRGGTELVAQDKPSEMGHAPGTVNSNVTSVIHSSPSAPKPKLWSLAEIATSSDRCKSSSDGPQGHGMGHSTVITTNAASPSQSSPQCPLPNSTVLSRPIYYTSPFYPGYTNYGSFGHLHSHSNHGSGTGSTAHFNGLNQTVLNRAEALVRESQKGRGQTQVDLCKDSPYELKKGMSNI from the exons ATGGCGTATCCTCAGGGCTATTTGTACCAGCCATCCGCTTCGTTGGCGCTGTATTCATGCCCGGCGTACAGCACCAGCGTTATATCGGGACCCAGGACCGAAGAACTTGGTAGATCCTCATCTGGCTCAGCTTTTGCTCCCTATGCCGGAACTACCGCGTTCACTAGCGCTTCGCCCGGGTACAACTCCCATCTCCCGTACAGTGCGGAGGCAGGAGCGGCCGCCACATTCGCTTCATACGTG AGTTCTCCTTATGACCACACGACGGGCATggctgggtctataggatatcaCCCCTACGCTGCTCCCCTGGGTTCATACCCCTACGGTGACCCGGCATACCGAAAAAACGCGACCCGGGATGCCACCGCCACTCTCAAAGCCTGGTTGAACGAGCACCGTAAGAACCCCTACCCCACCAAGGGCGAGAAAATCATGCTGGCCATCATCACCAAAATGACCCTCACCCAAGTTTCCACCTGGTTCGCCAACGCCAGGAGGAGGCTAAAGAAGGAGAACAAGATGACCTGGACTCCCCGAAACCGGAGCGAGGACGAGGAGGAAGACGAGAACATCGATCTGGAAAAGAATGATGACGACGAGCCGAGCAAGCCGAAAGACAAGGGAGACTCGACAGACACAGAGTCAG ATCATAAATTGCTGAACCCGGGGGACATAGTGTGcgacagatttaaagaggagaaTCATGGCAAAGAAACGGATCCCCTTCTGAGCGACTCGGAATTAAAAGACCAGGGGGATCGGACAGAGTTACTGCCCGAGTCTGCTAAACCCACCACCTCGTCTCCAACCGCCGTGCCTCGGGGAGGAACCGAGCTCGTTGCGCAAGACAAGCCGTCAGAAATGGGCCATGCGCCGGGCACGGTAAACAGCAACGTGACGTCTGTTATTCACTCCTCCCCATCGGCCCCTAAACCCAAACTCTGGTCCCTGGCTGAGATCGCAACGTCCTCAGACAGGTGTAAGAGCAGCAGCGACGGGCCGCAGGGCCATGGGATGGGTCACAGCACAGTGATCACCACCAATGCAGCGTCACCATCACAGTCCTCCCCACAGTGCCCTCTCCCTAACAGCACAGTCCTATCCAGGCCTATCTACTACACGTCCCCTTTTTACCCGGGCTACACGAACTATGGCAGCTTTGGACATCTTCACAGTCACAGCAATCACGGCTCGGGCACGGGCTCCACGGCACATTTCAATGGATTAAACCAGACTGTGTTAAATAGAGCAGAAGCTTTGGTAAGAGAAAGCCAGAAAGGCAGAGGCCAAACGCAGGTAGATCTTTGTAAAGACTCCCCTTATGAACTAAAGAAAGGTATGTCAAACATTTAA